The following are encoded together in the Streptomyces asoensis genome:
- a CDS encoding helix-turn-helix domain-containing protein, with the protein MADVALALTEGMLHFELSMAYEVFGAAPAGVTVPWYDVEICGTGALRVGRFLLEPDRGLDRLREARTVIVPGWADVDVEPPAPLVDAVRAAHEAGARVASLCTGAFVLAAAGLLDGRRATTHWAHTDVLAARHPRVAVDPDVLYVDEGRVLTSAGKAAAMDLCLHLVRLDHGSSVANAVARRLVVPPHRAGGQAQFVAAPVPARDDHPLGALLPWAIERLDRPLTVEDLARQAGMSSRHLGRHFRAVTGTTPLRWLLTQRIRRAQELLETTDEVVDAVAAATGMGTATTLRRHFNRTVGVPPDTYRRTFRSGTPR; encoded by the coding sequence GTGTGACCGTCCCCTGGTACGACGTGGAGATCTGCGGGACGGGGGCCCTGCGGGTCGGCCGGTTCCTGCTGGAGCCCGACCGGGGGCTCGACCGCCTGCGGGAGGCCCGCACCGTGATCGTCCCCGGCTGGGCGGACGTCGACGTGGAACCGCCCGCCCCTCTCGTCGACGCGGTCCGGGCGGCCCACGAGGCGGGGGCGCGGGTGGCCTCGCTGTGCACGGGTGCCTTCGTGCTGGCCGCCGCCGGTCTGCTGGACGGCCGGCGCGCCACCACGCACTGGGCGCACACCGACGTGCTGGCGGCCCGTCACCCGCGGGTGGCGGTGGACCCGGACGTGCTCTACGTGGACGAGGGCCGTGTGCTGACCTCGGCGGGCAAGGCCGCCGCCATGGACCTGTGCCTGCACCTGGTCCGCCTCGACCACGGCTCGTCGGTCGCCAACGCGGTCGCCCGCCGGCTGGTCGTACCGCCGCACCGGGCCGGGGGCCAGGCCCAGTTCGTCGCCGCGCCGGTGCCCGCGCGCGACGACCACCCGCTCGGCGCGCTCCTGCCCTGGGCGATCGAACGCCTCGACCGGCCGCTCACCGTGGAGGACCTGGCCCGGCAGGCCGGGATGAGCTCGCGCCATCTGGGCCGCCACTTCAGGGCGGTGACCGGCACCACTCCGCTGCGCTGGCTGCTGACCCAACGGATCCGGCGGGCGCAGGAGTTGCTGGAGACCACCGACGAAGTGGTGGACGCCGTCGCCGCGGCCACCGGCATGGGCACCGCCACCACCCTGCGCCGGCACTTCAACCGCACGGTCGGCGTGCCGCCGGACACCTACCGCCGGACCTTCCGCTCGGGGACCCCCCGGTAG